The Chaetodon auriga isolate fChaAug3 chromosome 20, fChaAug3.hap1, whole genome shotgun sequence genome contains the following window.
CGTGCTGGTTCCCATCCTCTTCAACCTGAACGATGCCAGAGCGGATCAGTGTGAgtcatcctctctgctgtgtgtgtgtgtgtgtgttgttcagaCACGTTCAGATGAGTGTGAACTTGTATGGATCATTATTAAAACCCTCCTGACAGATCcctccttttttgtgtgtgtgtgtgcagcacatgtCGGCCTCGTGCACATCGGCGTGTtcatcctcctgctgctgaGCGGCGAGAGAAACTTCGGCGTCCGTCTGAACAAGCCGTACACTCTCCGTGTCCCCATGGACATCCCTGTTTTCACAGGGACCCACGCCGACCTGCTCATCGTGGTAAAACACGACTCTCAATAACAGAGTTCAAAGTTCATTTCACATGTTTGAGAAAGATTTAATGAAGCCACATTTACAGGATGTTatagttcatttttatttgaagtgCTTTAATCCAGATTAAAAGATTTATGAAGGATTGAAGAGGAATGCTGTCGTCCTTCATGGATGAATGCCAAAGAATGTTGTTGATCATCTGTCTTTAATCTCAAGACAACAACAGGATGCGTCTGAGTTTATTACAGGTTACCTCAAAACCGCTAATACAGCATGATAACACCTCATGACAGATAATGTCTCATATTCATTCTTAAAAAGTCTGAAATTCTGAGTGTACGTCAGCTGTTTTTTGACGTTTTCCCGTCCTCTGTTGTATTTTCTGACAGTCTGTGATTGAACAGCAGACTCATCACTCCAAACATTCACTTTTTCGTGTTTAGATCTTCCATAAAATCATCACCAGTGGTCACCAGCGCCTCCATCCGCTGTTTGACTGCCTGCTCACTGTCATAGTGAACAGTGAGTATCACACATGAGATGTCGCCACCTGGTGCCTAAACAGGAGAACTGCAGAGTATTTTAAAGCTTCTCTGGgattctgtgtctttttgtcctaTGACCCTCCACAGTTTCCCCGTATCTGAAGAGTCTGTCCATGGTGGCGGCCAAcaagctgctccacctcctggaGGCCTTTTCCACACCCTggttcctcttctccctcccccAGAACCACCACCTGGTCTTCTTCCTGCTGGAGGTCTTCAACAACATCATCCAGTATCAGTTTGATGGTGAGCGCATGGATTTGAACTCGAGTCAGCAGAACAGACACCATCATGGCACCAACCGCTGACTCTCCCCACAGGTAACTACAACCTGGTCTACGCCATCATCCGAAAGCGGAACGTGTTCCACCAGCTGGCCAACCTGCCGTCCGACACGGCGTCCATTCAGAAGgccctgcagaagaagaagaagtctggGATTTCCAGGACCAGCTCTACAGAGGCAGAGTCCATGGAGGGCTCCAGACCTGCTGTACCTGCTGAGCCTGGCACGCTGAAAGCCAGCTTAGAGGCCACTCCAGGTATGAAGACTGATCATCACATTCACCCAGAGTTTCACATCTGACAACTCTTCATTTCTCATGTTAGTGCAAACTCTTCATCCTGTGAGTCGATTAAAGAAACACGTCAGAAATCCTTCATTCTGAGTCGTTTTACCTGCGTAAGGCCGGTATTCACTCCTTTCCTTTAAGCTGCATCTGAAAATGGTGAAAGTGGTGAGAATGAACCAAAAGTTGCATccagtaaaacacaaacagtgaactCAACGACACTGAAACAGTTCATCTCGTTCTCTTACGTGTTTTAGGCATCGATAAGATAACAGAGAAGTCCCAGGTGAGTGAGGATGGAACCATGGTTGCCGTGCCTCATCCAGACCCTTCGCCGGCGCCTGCTGCAGCCGGAGGAAGCGACCCAGAGTCCAGCTCAGACAGAGACCACGAGGTACGCCAGAGTCCACATCACggctctgtttctgtctgcactgAAGGTGATTTCTTCCTGCTTCACCTCGTCGTCAGGTGGATCGCGCAGAGTCAGACGCAGCGAGGAGTCGTCTGTCCAGTGTGTCGTCATCAGCGGCCTGGAGCGCCAACCCAGACTGGGTGAGTACGAGTCCGTCCATCTTCGTTTGTCTGCcggtctgtctgctgtctgctgatgaaTGGCAGCTCttcctacctgtctgtctgtctgtctgtccgtccaggTGTTGTCATGGAAGACaaagcttcctctgcagaccaTCATGCGGCTGCTACAAGTTCTGGTCCCTCAGGTGGAGAAGATCTGCATCGACAAGTAGGAAAggacacacatttaaacacatggATGAAAGACCTTTTGTCTTTAAGTGGTGCTGGACGTCCCAAACACCTTTGTCTTTCACCTCGTTTGGacgtctctgctctgcctgtccAGTCCTGCTGACTCCTGCTGCTCATGCTACTATACATCCtgttgtttattattttcttgACCAATCGATTATTTTGTCTAAAAATGTTACATGTaattataaaatgtcagaatttcCCACCATGCGTGCCGTTGCCTTCTCGTTGCCTCTCTCGTCTCCAAACTGTGAAAAGCACAACTGAGCGTCTTTGTCGTCCTCAGGGGTTTGACGGACGAGTCAGAAATCCTGAAGTTCCTCCAGCACGGCACGCTCGTCGGCCTCCTGCCCGTCCCTCATCCCATCCTCATCAGGAAGTACCAAGCCAACGCCGGCACGGCCATGTGGTTCCGCACCTACATGTGGGGAGTCATCTACTTACGGTGAACAAACCTGTTTGAGTTTCGGACGTCGActtaaaaataagattaaagCTGTTATTTCCAAACCGGCCCGGTGAGCCTTGAACACTGACTTGTTTCTCCTCTTGGACTCTCGTCTCAACAGCAACGTGGATCCTCCGGTCTGGTACGACACGGACATCAGGCTCTTTGAGATTCAGAGGATTTAGAGCGGCTGCTGGAGGCGTCCATGTGACGAAGACGAGCGGCAAAACTCTTCCTGAAAACCTTCAGGCTGCAGACGGacgtgaagaagaggaagagcaggcaGTAGAGGAAATGCCAAACGGTCATTAAATATGACAATGGATGAGACATTTATTGAATATTAATTTATTCACGTTGCCAAAAATATAACAAGTCGCTTAAGTGACAAAGGGACGTTTCTGTACGAGGCTTTGTGATGTATTTTAGAACAGACTCGGcgctttctgttttctttttaactcCTCGCCACCTGTGGGCCATCAGCGTCCCGCCTGCAGGATCCTGCTGTGCTGGAGGGACCAAACCAGGTCTGACAGGACCCTGAAACCTGTGCTGCAGATCAGCCGCTTCAATTAAACACTGATCAGATCAGTCTGAGCTCAGAGGACGTTATTTCATGCAAAGCGTTTTCCTCAAACaccatgtggccaaaagtatgtggacgggCGTCAGTCACCTTGATTAAAGACTTTAATAATTTAAGGTTTTATTCAGGTGACATTTAATTTTAACAATTTGAAGAGACCCCTGAAGATCATGAAGTGTGGCTGAGTGATTGTTGTTTAGCCTCAGGATCGGGCTCATCAGGAGATTTTTAAGGCGTTTTTAAGacttttaaggttttttttgggttgtttagtttgaaatgatttactacttaaaaacagtttttttttatgcaccGTCATTTCAGCTTGAGTTGCACATTATTGCTTAAAggctgccgccgccgccgccttcTGAACACTCTTAAACTCCTCGTCTGTTTCTGGTTTTCCAGccagtcaagttcttccacGCTGAGAAAAGGCTTTCTTTATGGAGCTGCTTTAAGCACTGGGGCgttgtcatgttgaaacaggacagaaacaaacacaaactgctgccacAGAGTTAGAAGAACACCATTGTCAAACATTAAGGAGTAATAGCATTAAGATTATAGACACGTCCACATAATATATGAAACAAATAATTTATAAACTTGAATCCTGATGTTTTATCCACAACCACGACTCCAAATCAGCTGGTGTGAAacttaaataaacacaatgtgATCACCTGATTATCATTTCTGacataaactgacctgaaaacagcacaaagtcaatatatttaatgtttcagatCATCAGCTGATTTTtcaaaatatctgcttattgtgaatctgatgcagcaacacgtttcaaaaacacctgtttggaacattccacaggtaaacaggctcattggtaacaggtgagaggatcatggttgggtatgaaaggctcagtcgttcaccactttgtgagcacacGATCGATCCAGGTGATATTCAGGTGTCACAGACTTCTCCGGGTCGGGTTGTCGTCGGTGCTGCTCGTCATGCGGAGATGAGCAGCTCCATCAGAGCTGCCACAGAGTGCATCCTGTAGAAGACGCTGAGCGGCTGACCCAGGTTCACCAGAACAAACCAGGTGGAGAAGCCAAAGAAGTGCTTCCCCAGGCCGTTCTCAAACTGAGGGTGGACTCCGAACGCAGGGATGATCCAAAGCTGCAAGAACAGGGAACACGGATGTTTGTCCATCAGTGCAGAACGAGGCAGGAACTATTTCTGTGTAAATTGGCGAATAAACACACGTGACGTTACCATGACGttggagaggatgaggaaggcACAGATTTCCTTCATCACTCTTTTGGTCCAGGGCTTTTTCCCAGgatcctctgcagctgcagctgatgtgtttCCCTCCAGTAGTGACAGTCCCGTCCTGCTCTCCTCTTGTGTCGACACAGCGGCCTTTTTCTTGGGCTGTGGGACAGTTCATCACTTAAACTAAACCTTTGAATGCTCAGTGCTCATGAAGTGCAGACACAGACGAGGTGTTTACCTTGAAAATGTTGCTCCActgcttctccttcttcttggcAAGGAGATTCGGGTGCCTGTGCAGGCcctggatgatgaagatgttctgGAGGATGAGCTCCAGCAGACTGAGGAGGGAGTAGGAGAGGTTGAGGCCCTCCAGAGGCCCTTTGGCCCCCACAGCCAGAGCCGCCACCAGGGAGAAGTAGGACAGGGTGAGCTGGCCCAGAGCTGCTCCCACCAGGAGGATCACGTCCAGGCTACGCGTGGGGTTGTGCCCCCCTTCGTTCACCCTCCGCTCCAGCCTGTGGACCAGCATCCCAgccacacagcagagagacatgaCAGGCATGACCGCTAGATGGTAGCCGTAAAATATGAGGAAGGCGGTGTGGCGCCGCTCCCGCTGGCTGACCCAAACCTGGTAGAGAACGAAGAAGGTCACTCCTGCTACGAGGACCAGGGCGCCCAACACCAGGC
Protein-coding sequences here:
- the hid1b gene encoding protein HID1b encodes the protein MGNADTKLHFRKAVIQLTTKTQPVEATDDAFWDQFWADSSVTIQDVFALVPAAEIRAVREESPSNLATLCYKAVERLVQAADTGCPSEKERQIVLNCTRLLTRILPYIFEDADWRGFFWSTVPGAGRAGRLDEDDNDDEARPLAESLLLAVADLLFCPDFTAQSHNRSSPDTAEDIRSIDSCEYIWEAGVGFAQSPPLNYIHDLNRTELLKLLLTCFSEAMYLPPSAETKNSNPWVSFFCSTENRHALPLFTSLLNVACAYDPVGYGVPYNHLLFSDYREQLVEQALQILIVTLEHEAGSAAGAALQALDGSASASAVEEQEPAGPDNLFVNYLSRIHREEDLSFILKGLARLLNNPLVQTYLPRSTKRIQFHQELLILFWKFCDFNKKFLFFVLKSSDVLDVLVPILFNLNDARADQSHVGLVHIGVFILLLLSGERNFGVRLNKPYTLRVPMDIPVFTGTHADLLIVIFHKIITSGHQRLHPLFDCLLTVIVNISPYLKSLSMVAANKLLHLLEAFSTPWFLFSLPQNHHLVFFLLEVFNNIIQYQFDGNYNLVYAIIRKRNVFHQLANLPSDTASIQKALQKKKKSGISRTSSTEAESMEGSRPAVPAEPGTLKASLEATPGIDKITEKSQVSEDGTMVAVPHPDPSPAPAAAGGSDPESSSDRDHEVDRAESDAARSRLSSVSSSAAWSANPDWVLSWKTKLPLQTIMRLLQVLVPQVEKICIDKGLTDESEILKFLQHGTLVGLLPVPHPILIRKYQANAGTAMWFRTYMWGVIYLRNVDPPVWYDTDIRLFEIQRI